A window from Alkalicoccobacillus plakortidis encodes these proteins:
- a CDS encoding YfcC family protein translates to MEHATYLCAAFYYKWCVRHFDVYRSSCTFERVDGPNGRESINPDSFTEIESSPLSLMDFMLAIPRGMQDASEIIFFTFIIGGMFMVLRRTDIIEIGVDRLARKFKKQSILIIPVLITVFATVATTIGTPELALVYIPVLIPLCVSLGYDSMTATAIALISTALGFTAGVMNPGTVGISQQISGLETYSGFGLRVLVLIVIVIIGSLYVMRYARKVKSNPESSFTYHEDEDKRHTFKDALSQPAKRMNKRQLIAIVTLPFFFGLVVYGVTNLGWFMLEMSGLFIFMGVIVGLIAGLSITKICEAFTEGFREVLMGAIIIGIARSVAIVLEDGQIMDSIVFGLGSVVGQLPSTLSAIGMMVVQLVINFFIPSGSGQALVTMPIMAPLSDIVGVTRQTAILAFQFGDGFAHILFPTSGYFMAALVVAGVSWSKWVRFFIPLFIIYMGVGIIFLTYAQVTVGQDK, encoded by the coding sequence GTGGAGCATGCCACATATCTATGTGCTGCTTTTTATTATAAGTGGTGTGTCCGCCATTTTGACGTATATCGTTCCAGCTGTACATTCGAGCGCGTTGATGGACCAAACGGTAGAGAGTCTATCAACCCTGACTCCTTTACTGAGATTGAATCGTCTCCGCTTTCATTAATGGATTTTATGTTAGCTATACCACGTGGCATGCAAGATGCCAGTGAAATTATCTTTTTTACCTTTATCATTGGTGGCATGTTTATGGTGCTTCGTCGAACAGATATTATTGAGATAGGTGTTGATCGATTAGCTCGCAAGTTCAAAAAACAGAGTATTCTTATTATTCCTGTTCTTATTACGGTGTTTGCGACGGTTGCAACAACGATTGGAACGCCTGAATTGGCCCTTGTCTACATACCGGTTTTGATTCCTCTCTGTGTTTCGTTAGGATACGATTCAATGACAGCTACAGCTATAGCGTTAATTTCAACGGCGTTAGGTTTTACTGCAGGTGTCATGAATCCTGGAACAGTTGGTATTTCTCAGCAGATATCCGGTTTAGAAACGTATTCTGGGTTTGGACTTAGAGTGCTCGTTCTCATAGTGATTGTAATTATAGGAAGCTTATATGTTATGCGTTATGCACGCAAGGTGAAAAGTAATCCGGAATCTAGCTTTACGTATCATGAAGATGAAGACAAGCGTCATACGTTTAAGGATGCTCTTAGTCAACCGGCCAAGCGAATGAATAAAAGACAACTCATTGCGATAGTAACGCTGCCTTTCTTTTTTGGCTTAGTGGTTTATGGTGTGACGAATCTTGGTTGGTTTATGCTTGAGATGTCAGGATTGTTTATCTTTATGGGTGTCATTGTTGGACTTATTGCAGGATTGTCGATCACAAAGATATGTGAAGCATTTACAGAAGGGTTTAGAGAAGTATTAATGGGAGCCATAATCATAGGGATTGCTAGATCGGTTGCGATTGTTCTTGAAGATGGTCAAATTATGGACTCGATTGTTTTTGGGTTAGGATCAGTGGTAGGTCAGCTACCTAGTACATTAAGTGCAATTGGAATGATGGTTGTTCAATTGGTGATTAACTTTTTTATTCCATCAGGCAGTGGTCAGGCACTTGTGACTATGCCGATTATGGCACCACTATCAGATATTGTTGGAGTGACTAGGCAAACAGCTATTTTAGCCTTTCAATTTGGAGATGGTTTTGCCCATATCTTATTTCCGACCTCAGGATATTTTATGGCTGCGTTAGTTGTTGCCGGAGTGAGTTGGAGTAAATGGGTTAGGTTCTTTATCCCACTGTTTATTATTTATATGGGAGTAGGAATTATTTTCTTAACTTATGCTCAAGTAACGGTTGGACAGGATAAATAA